Proteins found in one Planctomycetes bacterium MalM25 genomic segment:
- a CDS encoding ABC-2 family transporter protein produces the protein MYLTQNPVLQHELLANLRRPRAFLLLLAYVALLGGIVLLAWPQERVIDMARPEAAQRLVGLFFLGQYLLASLMAPSFAAGAITGEKERLSLEQLLASPLRPGAVVIGKLLASLTHLGVLVIASLPIVMLCLPLGGVHPTEVAGAYVAMISTVALFGMISLWASGHFGRTVAALVVSYLLILPLAMVGVLAWNALEQQGELRLLLAVTVLPVGCLAGCVLLWDATRRRLLYPPDLGAGGQDAIDLETEAEEAVGLYIDRDAFPDRLFAPPKRTDFLPEGANPIYDKEMRSEIFSGGTLMLRVVIQVSMMLAIPLMAFCIYIAPHLAPWYISYVLLFNLLCGPVFSAGSVASERERQTLDLLLTTLITPWQILWGKLLSGLRVSTVLTSFLMWPVLLVCVMPLPFWSFGFLLTIGGYFLIVALSCLTTSLTGLVCSTLFSKTATSLMASYLAIVTLFLAPLAGRYFADTFYRGTPAADAVVAASAVSPFAAAFALPLDIDRKDFWDAPAAEAAQATGEPILFFAHLGWSVVYNVSLLFLLMWLFQTRWRVAD, from the coding sequence ATGTACCTCACGCAGAACCCCGTCTTGCAGCACGAGCTGCTCGCCAACTTGCGGCGGCCGCGGGCGTTTCTGTTGTTGTTGGCTTACGTGGCGCTGCTGGGCGGGATCGTGCTGCTCGCGTGGCCGCAGGAGCGTGTCATCGACATGGCGCGGCCCGAGGCGGCGCAGCGCTTGGTCGGTCTCTTCTTCTTGGGGCAGTACCTGCTCGCGTCGCTCATGGCGCCCAGCTTCGCCGCCGGGGCGATCACGGGCGAGAAGGAGCGGCTCTCGCTCGAGCAGTTGCTCGCTTCGCCGCTGCGGCCGGGGGCGGTGGTGATCGGCAAGCTGCTGGCGTCGCTCACGCACCTGGGCGTGCTGGTGATCGCGTCGCTGCCGATCGTGATGCTCTGCCTGCCGCTGGGGGGGGTCCACCCGACCGAGGTCGCCGGCGCGTACGTCGCGATGATCTCGACGGTCGCCCTCTTCGGCATGATCAGCCTGTGGGCGAGCGGCCACTTCGGGCGCACGGTGGCGGCGCTGGTGGTCTCGTACCTGCTGATCCTGCCGCTCGCAATGGTTGGCGTGCTCGCCTGGAACGCGCTGGAGCAGCAAGGCGAGTTGCGCCTGCTGCTGGCGGTGACGGTCTTGCCGGTCGGCTGCCTGGCGGGCTGCGTGCTGCTGTGGGACGCGACCCGCCGCCGGCTGCTCTACCCGCCCGACCTGGGCGCGGGCGGGCAGGACGCGATCGACCTGGAGACCGAAGCCGAGGAGGCGGTCGGCCTCTACATCGATCGCGACGCCTTCCCCGACCGCCTGTTCGCCCCGCCGAAGCGGACCGACTTCCTCCCCGAGGGCGCCAACCCGATCTACGACAAGGAGATGCGGAGCGAGATCTTCAGCGGCGGGACGCTGATGCTGAGGGTGGTGATCCAGGTGTCGATGATGCTGGCGATCCCGCTGATGGCGTTCTGCATCTACATCGCGCCGCACCTGGCGCCGTGGTACATCTCGTACGTGCTGCTGTTCAACCTGCTGTGCGGCCCCGTCTTCTCCGCGGGCAGCGTGGCGAGTGAGCGCGAGCGGCAGACGCTCGACCTGCTGCTCACGACGCTCATCACCCCATGGCAGATCCTGTGGGGCAAGCTGCTCAGCGGGCTGCGGGTATCGACCGTTCTGACCAGCTTCCTGATGTGGCCCGTGCTGCTGGTCTGCGTGATGCCGCTCCCCTTCTGGTCCTTCGGTTTCCTGCTGACGATCGGCGGGTACTTCTTGATTGTGGCCCTCTCGTGCCTGACGACCTCGCTGACCGGCCTGGTCTGCTCGACGCTCTTCTCGAAGACCGCCACGAGCCTGATGGCGAGCTACCTGGCGATCGTGACGCTGTTCCTGGCGCCCCTCGCGGGACGGTACTTCGCCGACACGTTCTACCGCGGCACGCCCGCGGCCGACGCCGTGGTCGCCGCTTCGGCCGTGAGCCCCTTCGCGGCGGCGTTCGCGTTGCCGCTCGACATCGATCGCAAGGACTTCTGGGACGCCCCAGCCGCCGAGGCGGCCCAAGCGACCGGCGAGCCGATCCTCTTCTTCGCCCACCTCGGTTGGTCGGTCGTTTACAACGTGTCGCTGCTGTTCCTCCTCATGTGGCTCTTCCAAACGCGCTGGCGCGTCGCCGATTAG
- the glnS gene encoding Glutamine--tRNA ligase — MSTDDAPAEDSGPSKNFIELQIEADLAAGRNSHVHTRFPPEPNGYLHIGHAKSICLNAGLARTYDGKFNLRFDDTNPAKEEQEYVDAILDDVRWLGADWEDRLCHASDYFETLYGWAVELIKAGHAFVCDQDADEMRASRGTLTEPGEASPFRGRTVEENLDLFARMKAGEFADGEKTLRAKIDMASPNVNLRDPVMYRIKHLPHQRTGDTWRLYPAYDWAHGQEDAIEGITHSVCTLEFENHRPLYDWYLDRLEELKLLPHHRPRQIEFARLNLTYTVMSKRKLLQLVTEEHVDGWDDPRMPTIRGLRRRGYTPEAITGFCERIGVTKQNSTIDMLWLEDAVREHLNETAERRMAVLRPLKVVLTKYADGTELPEELVKVCELSNHPQDPAQGTREVPLTRELWIERDDFQEEAPKKFFRLKPDGAVRLRGAGIAIFEELVKNDAGEVVEVRCAFDPDTTAKFNDKKVKGTIHWVPADDCLDAEVRLYDHLFAAENPDRTEEGKTFLDCLNPESLEIVIAKLEPALADAEPGERLQFERLGYFYADPIDSVVEAPVFNRTVTLRDTWGKQK; from the coding sequence ATGTCCACGGACGACGCTCCCGCCGAAGATTCCGGCCCCTCGAAGAACTTCATCGAGCTGCAGATCGAGGCCGATCTGGCCGCGGGCCGCAACTCGCACGTCCACACCCGGTTCCCGCCCGAGCCCAACGGCTACCTGCACATCGGCCACGCGAAGAGTATCTGCCTCAACGCGGGGCTGGCGCGGACTTATGACGGCAAGTTCAATTTGAGGTTCGACGACACGAACCCCGCGAAGGAGGAGCAGGAGTACGTCGACGCCATCCTGGACGACGTCCGCTGGCTCGGCGCCGACTGGGAGGACCGCCTGTGCCACGCGAGCGACTACTTCGAGACGCTCTACGGCTGGGCGGTCGAACTGATCAAGGCGGGGCACGCGTTCGTCTGCGACCAGGACGCCGACGAGATGCGCGCCTCGCGCGGCACGCTCACCGAGCCGGGCGAGGCGAGCCCGTTCCGCGGGCGGACCGTGGAGGAGAACCTCGACCTCTTCGCCCGCATGAAAGCGGGCGAGTTCGCCGACGGCGAGAAGACGCTCCGCGCGAAGATCGACATGGCCTCGCCGAACGTCAATCTCCGCGACCCGGTGATGTACCGCATCAAGCACCTGCCGCACCAGCGGACGGGCGACACGTGGCGGCTCTACCCGGCCTACGATTGGGCGCACGGCCAGGAGGACGCGATCGAAGGGATCACGCACTCGGTCTGCACGCTCGAGTTCGAGAACCACCGCCCGCTGTACGACTGGTACCTCGACCGGCTCGAAGAACTGAAGCTGCTGCCGCACCACCGGCCGCGGCAGATCGAGTTCGCGCGGCTCAACCTCACCTACACGGTGATGAGTAAGCGGAAGCTCCTGCAGCTGGTGACTGAGGAGCACGTCGACGGCTGGGACGACCCGCGGATGCCGACGATCCGGGGCCTCCGCCGCCGCGGCTACACGCCCGAGGCGATCACGGGCTTCTGCGAACGGATCGGCGTGACCAAGCAGAACAGCACGATCGACATGCTGTGGCTTGAGGACGCCGTGCGTGAGCACCTCAACGAGACGGCCGAACGCCGCATGGCGGTGCTCCGCCCGCTGAAGGTCGTGCTCACCAAGTATGCCGACGGGACCGAGCTGCCCGAGGAGTTGGTCAAGGTCTGCGAGTTGAGCAACCACCCGCAGGACCCGGCCCAGGGGACGCGCGAGGTGCCGCTCACGCGCGAGCTGTGGATCGAGCGCGATGATTTTCAGGAGGAGGCGCCCAAGAAGTTCTTCCGGCTGAAGCCCGACGGCGCCGTGCGGCTCCGCGGGGCGGGGATCGCCATCTTCGAGGAGCTGGTCAAGAACGACGCGGGCGAGGTGGTCGAGGTCCGCTGCGCGTTCGACCCCGACACGACCGCGAAGTTCAACGATAAGAAGGTGAAGGGGACGATCCACTGGGTCCCCGCCGACGACTGCCTCGACGCCGAGGTCCGGCTGTACGACCACCTCTTCGCCGCGGAGAACCCGGATCGCACCGAGGAGGGGAAGACCTTCCTCGACTGCCTGAACCCGGAGTCGCTGGAGATCGTGATCGCCAAGCTCGAGCCCGCCCTGGCCGACGCCGAGCCGGGCGAGCGACTCCAGTTCGAGCGGCTCGGGTACTTCTACGCGGACCCGATCGACTCGGTCGTCGAAGCGCCCGTCTTCAACCGGACGGTGACGCTGCGCGACACCTGGGGCAAACAGAAGTAA
- the pcaH gene encoding Protocatechuate 3,4-dioxygenase beta chain: MPFCPQRVIPRRGFLSLTAQTGVTAAALAALPAHALADLMATPTATEGPFYPDRLPLDTDNDLLIVNEKTAQAVGDVTHLSGRVLSRAGEPIRSAVVEIWQVDSQGAYLHSQGESGSGRDSGFQGYGRFLTDSSGAYYFRTIRPVPYPGRTPHIHFAVSQNGHRVLTTQLFIAGHKQNAGDGLYRAVGGEAERAAVTREWRPIPDSPLGEYEVGFDLVLGVTPAEGDDGKFPGVVAPSSWGRSRRGRRG, from the coding sequence ATGCCATTCTGCCCCCAACGAGTCATCCCTCGCCGCGGCTTCTTGTCCCTCACCGCCCAGACGGGCGTCACGGCGGCGGCTCTGGCCGCCCTGCCCGCCCACGCGCTGGCCGACTTGATGGCCACCCCCACAGCGACCGAAGGGCCCTTTTACCCCGATCGCCTGCCGCTCGACACCGACAACGACCTGCTGATCGTTAACGAGAAGACCGCCCAGGCCGTCGGCGACGTCACGCACCTCAGCGGCCGCGTGCTCAGCCGGGCGGGCGAGCCCATCCGCAGCGCGGTGGTCGAGATCTGGCAGGTCGACAGCCAAGGCGCCTACCTGCACTCCCAGGGCGAATCGGGCAGCGGACGCGACAGCGGGTTCCAGGGCTACGGCCGCTTCCTCACCGACTCGAGCGGCGCCTACTACTTCCGCACAATCCGACCGGTCCCCTACCCGGGCCGCACGCCGCACATCCACTTCGCGGTGAGCCAGAACGGTCACCGGGTGCTGACCACTCAGCTGTTCATCGCCGGGCACAAGCAGAACGCAGGCGACGGGCTCTACCGGGCGGTCGGGGGCGAGGCGGAACGCGCCGCGGTCACCCGGGAGTGGCGGCCGATCCCCGACTCGCCGCTCGGCGAGTACGAAGTCGGCTTCGACCTCGTGCTGGGCGTCACCCCCGCCGAAGGCGACGACGGCAAGTTCCCCGGTGTGGTCGCACCCTCGAGCTGGGGGCGATCACGCCGCGGCCGTCGCGGATGA
- a CDS encoding Polyketide cyclase / dehydrase and lipid transport, translated as MRTPLAAIAVAAAATLSTGCQQGASFLRDPAGGHGMGMPQVSSEPRLPDPTIQQVTHQSETPKMTEVTRERLFDAPPEEVWRLLADYGNVHQYTSVVKHSKHTEGPACGVGAVRQCDVMMGMKLREEIVDWQEGRSLTVKIDSQMPTKEHYATIELEPVGERTKVRMTARYSTKGWVVGQAMDALMMRSFMSRSMDNFLVDLDASSMRLNGQAPGLPALAAR; from the coding sequence ATGAGAACCCCACTCGCTGCTATCGCTGTCGCCGCCGCGGCGACGCTCTCGACCGGATGCCAGCAGGGCGCGTCCTTCCTGAGGGACCCGGCCGGCGGGCACGGCATGGGCATGCCCCAGGTCTCTTCTGAGCCCCGCCTGCCCGATCCAACCATCCAGCAAGTCACCCACCAGAGCGAGACGCCGAAGATGACCGAGGTTACCCGAGAACGCCTGTTCGACGCCCCGCCCGAGGAGGTTTGGCGCCTGCTCGCTGATTACGGCAACGTGCACCAGTACACCTCGGTCGTGAAGCACTCCAAGCACACGGAGGGGCCCGCGTGCGGCGTCGGGGCGGTGCGGCAGTGCGACGTGATGATGGGCATGAAGCTCCGCGAGGAGATCGTCGATTGGCAGGAGGGCCGATCGCTGACGGTCAAGATCGACTCGCAGATGCCCACGAAGGAGCACTACGCAACGATCGAGCTCGAGCCCGTGGGCGAGCGGACCAAGGTCCGCATGACGGCCCGCTACAGCACGAAGGGTTGGGTCGTTGGTCAGGCGATGGATGCCCTGATGATGCGGTCGTTCATGAGCCGCTCGATGGACAACTTCTTGGTGGACCTCGACGCCTCGTCGATGCGGCTCAACGGCCAGGCGCCCGGCCTTCCCGCCCTCGCGGCGCGGTGA
- a CDS encoding putative major pilin subunit yields MPSRRGFTLVELLVVIAIVGVLVALLLPAVQAAREAARANDCKNRLKQVGLASTLFHDAHEAFPPARLMGNYTNPGCALEQPSWFVRILPFLEEANGYELWSLEESYYDQDERALFVLPNSFICPTRRGSEGAQIPPSEAFQDVQYPCGCLSTTVIEVASGVAGDYAANHGDTSPPSRWDADEAWYYGGSGTGVIISSRPKCQEGKPTTWIDRIGYENITDGSSKTVLAGEKYIPPDKLLSGPYDGPMYNGKDLAAFARQGGPAGAPLARRPNDDSIPNGVAQSFGSWHPGYCPFVWADGSVRPVDVLIDDATYSMMMNRSDGGEPQEPVSKLPL; encoded by the coding sequence ATGCCTTCCCGACGCGGATTCACGCTCGTCGAGCTGCTCGTGGTAATCGCCATCGTTGGCGTGCTGGTCGCCCTGCTGCTGCCGGCCGTCCAAGCCGCTCGCGAAGCGGCTCGCGCGAACGACTGCAAGAACCGCCTGAAGCAGGTCGGCCTCGCCAGCACGCTCTTCCACGACGCCCACGAGGCCTTCCCCCCAGCGCGTTTGATGGGGAACTACACGAATCCGGGGTGCGCCCTGGAGCAGCCATCCTGGTTCGTCAGGATTCTGCCGTTCCTCGAGGAAGCGAATGGCTACGAACTCTGGAGCCTCGAGGAGAGCTACTACGATCAGGATGAGCGGGCGTTGTTCGTCTTGCCGAATTCATTTATCTGTCCCACTCGCCGTGGAAGCGAGGGGGCACAGATCCCCCCCAGCGAAGCCTTCCAGGACGTGCAGTACCCGTGCGGTTGTCTCAGCACGACCGTCATAGAGGTGGCGTCCGGCGTGGCGGGAGACTACGCCGCGAATCACGGTGACACCTCACCACCTTCCCGCTGGGACGCCGATGAGGCCTGGTACTACGGCGGTTCTGGCACCGGCGTGATTATCTCCAGCCGACCCAAGTGCCAAGAGGGCAAGCCAACCACTTGGATCGACCGCATCGGCTATGAGAACATCACCGACGGATCGAGCAAGACCGTGCTGGCCGGCGAGAAGTACATTCCACCCGATAAATTGCTCAGCGGCCCCTACGATGGTCCGATGTACAACGGCAAGGATCTGGCCGCATTCGCTCGCCAAGGCGGCCCCGCTGGCGCTCCGTTGGCTCGTCGTCCCAACGACGATTCGATCCCGAACGGCGTCGCTCAGAGCTTCGGCAGCTGGCACCCCGGCTACTGCCCCTTCGTGTGGGCGGATGGCTCGGTTCGCCCCGTTGATGTTCTCATCGACGATGCGACTTACTCGATGATGATGAACCGCAGCGACGGCGGCGAACCCCAGGAACCCGTGAGCAAGTTGCCGCTCTGA
- the argG gene encoding Argininosuccinate synthase encodes MPSCVLAYSGGLDTSVILGWLQDEGYDCHCVYVDVGQPCEDREAIMQKAHDCGAKSARIVDVQEEMCRDFAFPTLQFQAKYEGIYLLGTSIARPIISKACLQVAKEVGAVAYAHGATGKGNDQCRFQLAAEALDPNVKIIAPWRMKSFRDKFPGRTELIDYCDIKKIPVKASAAKPYSSDENCLHISYEAGELEEIDNNGVAIPDFGMGVSPQEAPDKTEEVSIGFESGVPVSVNGQKLSALKVIEELNTIAGRNGVGRIDIVENRFVGMKSRGVYEAPAMTALYAAHLQLEQLTLDRDLVNLRDRLAPEFAQMVYYGFWYTPKMDALLAFIKEAQKPVTGEITLGLYKGNVEVHGRQAEKSLYDAEIASMEGGGSYDQTDAEGFLRLQGLPSRVQGIVRPRSY; translated from the coding sequence ATGCCAAGCTGCGTCCTCGCCTACTCCGGCGGCCTCGACACGTCCGTCATTCTCGGTTGGCTCCAAGACGAGGGGTACGACTGCCACTGCGTCTACGTCGACGTCGGTCAGCCGTGCGAGGATCGTGAGGCGATCATGCAGAAGGCGCACGACTGCGGCGCCAAGTCGGCCCGCATCGTCGACGTGCAGGAGGAGATGTGCCGCGACTTCGCCTTCCCCACCCTCCAGTTCCAGGCGAAGTACGAGGGGATCTACCTGCTGGGCACCTCGATCGCCCGGCCGATCATCTCCAAGGCGTGCCTGCAGGTCGCCAAGGAAGTGGGCGCCGTGGCGTACGCGCACGGGGCGACCGGCAAGGGGAACGACCAGTGCCGTTTTCAGCTCGCCGCCGAAGCGCTCGACCCGAACGTGAAGATCATCGCGCCGTGGCGGATGAAGTCGTTCCGCGACAAGTTCCCCGGCCGGACCGAGCTGATCGATTACTGCGACATCAAGAAGATCCCGGTCAAGGCGTCCGCCGCCAAGCCGTACAGCTCGGACGAGAACTGCCTGCACATCAGCTACGAGGCGGGCGAACTCGAGGAGATCGACAACAACGGCGTCGCCATCCCCGACTTCGGCATGGGCGTCTCGCCGCAGGAAGCTCCGGACAAGACCGAGGAGGTCTCAATCGGCTTCGAGTCGGGCGTGCCGGTTAGCGTGAACGGCCAGAAGCTCTCGGCGCTCAAAGTGATCGAAGAGCTGAACACGATCGCCGGCCGCAACGGCGTCGGGCGGATCGACATCGTCGAGAACCGCTTCGTCGGCATGAAGAGCCGCGGCGTCTACGAGGCGCCCGCCATGACAGCCCTGTACGCCGCCCACCTGCAGCTCGAGCAGCTCACGCTCGACCGCGATCTGGTGAACCTGCGTGACCGGCTGGCGCCCGAGTTCGCCCAGATGGTGTACTACGGCTTCTGGTACACGCCGAAGATGGACGCCCTGCTGGCGTTCATCAAAGAGGCCCAGAAACCAGTCACCGGCGAGATCACGCTCGGCCTGTACAAGGGCAACGTCGAGGTCCACGGCCGCCAGGCGGAGAAGAGCCTGTACGACGCCGAGATCGCCAGCATGGAAGGGGGCGGCTCCTACGACCAGACCGACGCCGAAGGCTTCCTCCGCCTGCAAGGCCTGCCGAGCCGCGTTCAGGGCATCGTCCGACCTCGTTCGTATTGA
- a CDS encoding Matrixin, which translates to MLPQCGLSTQGRAVSVCALLGVLLYAAVVQAACGCFGCLSGAPCALRTGPPEDDTLIDFGGRDAELGGGIAAFRILNRWGRTASHGATTPGSPVTLTWGFAPDGTTLPSEPQDDGTTRNDPSDLISFLDNQVGNPASDPLIGDLTDRSWFPIVKRAYDRWSELSGITFEYEPNDDGVPISGSTSSTRWGVRGVRADMRLSGHFIDGQSGSNTLAYNWFPSGGDMVIDTSNTSFYSNSFADNRRLRNVLMHELGHGLGFRHLESDNSSQLMEPFISVAFDGPQIDDILAAHRNYGDVHEKNGGNNAFATAKHAGDFADGDTWAIGTDGATNVVLETMTDFISIDDDSDVDYFRFTVDQPSLVDISLQQVGRTYNEGPQNGEQSPLDTSMLSELQIALQELTGGIGVLTHATGASESPTTRAIRQIELEPGKDYYVRVTGTQNNVQLYRLDLAVTAVPEPTTLAVLGLAPLACLSRRRAA; encoded by the coding sequence ATGCTTCCCCAATGCGGACTCTCTACCCAGGGTAGAGCGGTCTCGGTGTGCGCCCTGCTGGGCGTGCTCCTCTATGCAGCGGTCGTGCAGGCCGCCTGTGGCTGCTTCGGATGCCTGTCGGGCGCGCCCTGCGCTCTGAGGACCGGCCCCCCCGAGGACGACACGCTGATCGATTTCGGAGGACGCGACGCCGAACTCGGCGGGGGCATCGCGGCCTTCCGGATCCTCAACCGATGGGGACGCACCGCGAGCCACGGAGCCACCACGCCCGGCTCTCCCGTCACGCTCACTTGGGGCTTCGCTCCCGACGGCACGACGCTGCCCTCTGAACCACAGGATGACGGGACCACCCGCAATGATCCGAGCGACCTCATCTCGTTCCTAGATAACCAAGTCGGGAACCCGGCCTCGGATCCATTGATCGGTGACCTGACGGATAGATCCTGGTTCCCGATCGTGAAGCGGGCGTACGACCGTTGGTCGGAGCTGTCGGGCATCACCTTCGAGTACGAACCGAACGACGACGGTGTGCCGATCTCGGGATCGACCAGCTCCACGCGCTGGGGCGTGCGGGGCGTGCGGGCGGACATGCGTCTTTCGGGCCACTTCATCGACGGCCAGAGCGGCTCCAACACGCTCGCGTACAACTGGTTCCCGAGCGGCGGCGACATGGTGATCGATACGTCGAACACCTCGTTCTACAGCAACTCGTTCGCGGATAACCGCCGCCTGCGGAACGTGCTGATGCACGAACTGGGCCACGGTCTCGGCTTCCGGCACCTGGAGTCGGACAACAGCAGCCAGTTGATGGAGCCCTTCATCTCGGTCGCGTTCGACGGCCCCCAGATCGACGACATCCTCGCCGCCCACCGCAACTACGGGGACGTTCACGAGAAGAACGGCGGCAACAACGCCTTCGCCACCGCGAAGCACGCGGGCGATTTCGCCGACGGCGACACCTGGGCCATCGGGACCGATGGCGCAACGAACGTCGTGTTGGAGACGATGACCGACTTCATCAGCATCGACGACGACAGCGATGTCGATTACTTCCGCTTCACGGTGGATCAGCCGTCGCTGGTCGATATCTCGTTGCAACAAGTCGGCCGCACCTACAACGAGGGTCCGCAGAACGGGGAGCAGTCTCCGCTCGACACGTCGATGCTCAGCGAGCTCCAGATTGCCCTCCAGGAACTGACCGGCGGCATCGGCGTGCTGACGCACGCTACGGGGGCAAGCGAGAGCCCCACGACCCGCGCCATCCGCCAGATCGAGCTCGAGCCGGGGAAGGATTACTACGTCCGCGTCACGGGGACGCAGAACAACGTGCAGCTGTACCGCCTCGACCTGGCGGTGACGGCGGTGCCCGAGCCGACAACGCTCGCCGTGCTGGGCCTCGCCCCCCTGGCGTGCCTCTCTCGCCGGCGCGCCGCTTGA
- a CDS encoding Carboxymuconolactone decarboxylase family protein has protein sequence MKLPTLSATLLTLATASTTLAQHGGMTTKTGFVMHNAATAETQETYDKYQQKIGMVPNLAKVMANSPALLNSYMDTQENLQQQGGLSPAEINIAQMAIAVENECTYCMAGHTMVGRGFLKTPEEHMQAVCKRQPISDPKLRELQRFAVSVYGSRGQVSDERMQAFLDAGYTRGQALDVVACVAAKVMSNYTNALAKTELDAPMKPIAANLGLSMQE, from the coding sequence ATGAAACTGCCCACGCTTTCCGCCACGCTGCTTACGCTCGCCACCGCGAGCACCACCCTCGCCCAGCACGGGGGCATGACGACCAAGACCGGCTTCGTGATGCACAACGCCGCGACCGCGGAGACCCAGGAGACGTACGACAAGTACCAGCAGAAGATCGGCATGGTGCCGAACCTCGCCAAGGTCATGGCGAACTCGCCGGCGTTGCTCAACTCGTACATGGACACGCAGGAGAACCTGCAGCAGCAGGGCGGCCTCTCGCCGGCGGAGATCAACATCGCCCAGATGGCGATCGCGGTCGAAAACGAGTGCACCTACTGCATGGCGGGGCACACGATGGTCGGGCGGGGCTTCCTGAAGACCCCCGAAGAGCACATGCAGGCCGTCTGCAAGCGTCAGCCGATCAGCGACCCGAAGCTGCGCGAGCTGCAACGCTTCGCGGTCTCGGTCTACGGGAGCCGTGGGCAGGTGAGCGACGAGCGGATGCAGGCCTTCCTGGACGCCGGCTACACGCGGGGTCAGGCGCTCGACGTGGTGGCGTGCGTCGCCGCGAAGGTGATGAGCAACTACACGAACGCCCTGGCGAAGACGGAACTCGACGCGCCGATGAAGCCGATCGCCGCCAACCTGGGCCTGAGCATGCAGGAGTGA
- the comR gene encoding HTH-type transcriptional repressor ComR, giving the protein MPRGRPRQFDLKQALEAAMLVFWSEGYEGASCDRLLDAMDINSGSMYSAFGDKKALYSQALDHYAEAVLGGVEATVNAPGSPLAAIKKFLRNAENFAKQEDCKGCLITNTLIEFGGGEDDELAEKARAIMTHMIRVFEKRLKEAKSLGELDESADPKALASFLVSSVQGLSVLGRSGVDASVIRHTVRTIVAVLE; this is encoded by the coding sequence ATGCCCCGCGGACGCCCCCGACAGTTTGACCTCAAGCAAGCGCTCGAAGCCGCCATGCTGGTCTTCTGGAGCGAGGGGTACGAGGGCGCGTCGTGCGACCGATTGCTCGACGCGATGGACATCAATAGCGGGAGCATGTACTCCGCTTTCGGCGATAAGAAGGCGCTCTACAGCCAGGCACTCGATCACTACGCCGAGGCCGTTCTGGGCGGCGTCGAGGCGACGGTCAACGCGCCGGGGAGCCCGCTAGCGGCGATCAAGAAGTTCCTCCGCAACGCCGAGAACTTCGCGAAGCAGGAAGATTGCAAGGGCTGCCTGATCACCAACACGCTGATCGAGTTCGGCGGCGGCGAGGACGACGAGCTCGCCGAGAAGGCTCGGGCGATCATGACGCACATGATCCGGGTGTTCGAGAAGCGGCTGAAAGAAGCCAAGTCGCTCGGCGAGCTGGACGAATCGGCCGATCCCAAGGCCTTGGCCTCGTTTTTGGTGAGCTCGGTACAGGGCCTCTCGGTCCTCGGACGCAGCGGCGTCGACGCGAGTGTGATCCGTCACACGGTACGGACGATCGTCGCCGTTCTTGAGTAG